The Henckelia pumila isolate YLH828 chromosome 2, ASM3356847v2, whole genome shotgun sequence genome includes a window with the following:
- the LOC140878004 gene encoding uncharacterized protein, whose amino-acid sequence MNEECSAVLKKKFPTKSQDPGSFSIPCKIGSLSFEYVLCDLGSSINLMSYSITRKLGVENIEPIAISLKFSDGSIKYPRGIVENVLVKIEQFIYPLDFVILDMDEDCEVPMILGRPFLAASRALIDVERGELVLRLKDEQVIFKMLKSATESPILKSCSAVYLVDEMHDVGACLQVQIPAGISPLHNFFNGVTCKCMTNLSFSKTMDKPP is encoded by the coding sequence ATGAATGAGGAGTGCTCGGCAGTGCTGAAAAAGAAGtttccaacaaaatctcaagatccagggagtttttctataccctgtaAAATTGGAAGTCTATCTTTTGAATATGTGTTGTGTGATCTTGGGTCgagcataaatttaatgtctTATTCTATTACTCGCAAACTAGgtgtagaaaatattgaacctatTGCTATCTCCCTTAAATTTTctgatggatctattaaataccCGAGGGGGATcgtagagaatgtcctagtcaagatagaacaATTTATTTATCCTCTAgactttgttattcttgacatggatgaggattgTGAGGTGCCTATGATTTTAGGACGcccttttcttgctgctagtagggcgttaattgatgttgagagaGGAGAGTTAGTTTTGAGACTGAAGGATGAGCAAGTTATATTTAAAATGTTAaagtcggctactgagagcccaattttAAAATCTTGCTCTGCTGTTTATTTAGTTGATGAGATGCATGATGTTGGTGCATGTCTGCAGGTGCAAATTCCTGCAGGAATTAGTCCCTTGCACAATTTCTTTAATGGTGTGACATGCAAGTGCATGACTAATCTGAGTTTTTCAAAGACgatggataaaccaccttga